TCTCGGTGATGACGTCGGCGGGGATCCAGATGTCACCGGTGCCACTGCGCTCCAACAAGATTCCCTGCGAGTAGCGGGTCAGCGTGGCATTGGATCGATAGCCCAGATCGCCCACCGCGATGCGGTCTTGCCAGTCCGGCGCGATGGTACTGCCGACATAGAGACCCTCCACGGGTTCGATGACGACGTCGCCCCGCTCGGCGGGCGTCATCGGCAGCTCGCCCACTACATCGGCCTGTCGCTGTGCGCGGGCGTGCCAGCCGCGCCACATCAGGCGAAAAAGCAGCACGGCCAAGGT
The nucleotide sequence above comes from Mycobacteroides saopaulense. Encoded proteins:
- a CDS encoding PH-like domain-containing protein, whose translation is MNHGDFVGALIMAGASLTLAVLLFRLMWRGWHARAQRQADVVGELPMTPAERGDVVIEPVEGLYVGSTIAPDWQDRIAVGDLGYRSNATLTRYSQGILLERSGTGDIWIPADVITEIRTAKALAGKVLTHEGILAIRWRLPSGTEIDTGFLARPRSEYEEWKQAS